A segment of the Armatimonadota bacterium genome:
CCCTCCCGGCAACGGCAAAACGCACATGATCAAAGCGCTGGTCAATCGGTTCCAGCTTCCATGCCTTTACGTCAAAAGTTTTCACGGGCACCACGTTTCGACTCAACAATGCGTCGCAAATGCCTTCGCAAGAGCGCGGGCCAACTCGCCCTGTTTCTTAATTCTTGAAGATTTGGATACCTTGCTCGACGATGAAAACCGTTCTTTCTTCCTCAACGAGATGGATGGCTTTGCCTCGAACGACGGAATCATCGCCATCGCGAGTTGCAACTTCCCCGAAAAGCTTGATGCGGCTATTCTCGAACGGCCGAGCCGCTTTGATCGCAAATACCATTTCGAACTTCCCGAGTTCGAGGACCGCAAGCGATACTTAGGAGCATTTATGACGCGGTTCGATACGGACCTTCAATTGGATGCCGATGGTCTGGAAAAGGCAGCGGAAGCCACCCACGGCTACTCCTACGCGTACCTCAAGGAACTCTATGTTGCTTCAGCCGTTCGTTGGATTTCGACAGATCACGATCGATCGATTCTTGATGTCATTTTTGATCAGTCCGAATCTCTCCGCGAGCAAATGGCAACCGACTACAACAACCAGCCAGGAAAACCTACCGCAAGACGAGGACCGGCCTACCCAATGCCACCATACATGGGCAACGACGAAGACGACGACTAGAAGCACGCTGGTGGGTTGAAATAGGGGGCATAGGTAAGGGCTTGGACCGACAGGTCGGCTCTCGCCTATCCCCCGTCCCGATGTCGCTTTGCTCCCAACTTGCCTGCGCGGGATTTTGGGCTTCGCAAGGGCAAGGGAGATTGGGCGATTTGGAGTGTGTGACGCCCACCAGGAATGGGCTTCGCCTGGGTCGTCCCGATGCTCGGGACTCCTCGGACTTTGACTGTTTCTGGCTGTTCCGGGGGTCTGCGCTTCCTTTGGTCGCTCCGACCGCCCGGCTAAGGTCTGCGACCTCTCCGAGGTCGATACTTCGTTCGGCTACTGAATGACTCCTCCCCACCGCTTCACTGCGTTCAGCGACTCCCCCCGGGGAGTAGCGTAGTTACTAGGCTTGAATTAAGTTCATACCAATTCGCCATTTTGTAATAGTCCGAATCTGCAGGCCGAAAAGTTCACCGACTCGACCTCGGTTTCTGAATAACTACGCTACTCCCCGGGGGGAGTCGCTGAGCCAAGACATGGCGAAGCGGTGGGGAGGAAGACAAGCCGAAAGCCGAAAGCCGCAAACCATCCTAAAACGAGGCTATCCCTTGGCGAAGGGATCGTAGACACCAGCGACCAAGT
Coding sequences within it:
- a CDS encoding AAA family ATPase, giving the protein MTKSKEKHPAAEVIAAALATPQDAIYPTAHRLLKSAFPDKHILETTSHSFDPWVGNELWKVLGYGDPDLEIQFNYEYNIKRESTYVGLYNGWLEVEWSGHHLQLLALGVQGDYCRSIRWFVIADSLEVSEGFFIEVCRFNSTVKGEVLVFQEGHWYPDKELYEAIQGSSLNDLVLHGNLSAEIETDIRIFLEQEESYRKYKIPWKRGMILLGPPGNGKTHMIKALVNRFQLPCLYVKSFHGHHVSTQQCVANAFARARANSPCFLILEDLDTLLDDENRSFFLNEMDGFASNDGIIAIASCNFPEKLDAAILERPSRFDRKYHFELPEFEDRKRYLGAFMTRFDTDLQLDADGLEKAAEATHGYSYAYLKELYVASAVRWISTDHDRSILDVIFDQSESLREQMATDYNNQPGKPTARRGPAYPMPPYMGNDEDDD